A stretch of Ursus arctos isolate Adak ecotype North America unplaced genomic scaffold, UrsArc2.0 scaffold_4, whole genome shotgun sequence DNA encodes these proteins:
- the LRRC58 gene encoding leucine-rich repeat-containing protein 58, which produces MEEAGAAVATAGEAELNLSRLNVSPETLELELEVRSEERRGAREALLRLLLPHNRLVSLPRALGSGFPHLQLLDVSGNALTALGPELLALSGLRTLLAKNNRLGGPGALPKGLAQSPLCRSLQVLNLSGNCFQEVPASLLELRALQTLSLGGNQLQSIPAEIENLQSLECLYLGGNFIKEIPPELGNLPSLSYLVLCDNKIQSVPPQLSQLHSLRSLSLHNNLLTYLPREILNLIHLEELSLRGNPLVVRFVRDLTYDPPTLLELAARTIKIRNISYTPYDLPENLLRYLSLASNCPNPKCGGVYFDCCVRQIKFVDFCGKYRLPLMHYLCSPECSSPCSSASHSSTSQSESDSEDEASVAAHRMQKVLLG; this is translated from the exons ATGGAGGAGGCCGGAGCGGCGGTGGCCACGGCGGGGGAGGCCGAACTGAACTTGTCCCGCCTTAATGTGTCCCCGGAGACTTTGGAGTTGGAGCTGGAGGTGCGGAGCGAGGAGCGGCGCGGCGCCCGTGAGGCGCTGCTCCGGCTGCTACTGCCTCATAACCGTCTGGTGTCGCTGCCGCGGGCGCTGGGCAGCGGCTTCCCGCACCTCCAGCTGTTGGACGTGAGCGGCAACGCGTTGACCGCGCTCGGGCCGGAGCTGCTGGCGCTGAGCGGCCTGCGCACGCTGCTGGCCAAGAACAACCGGCTCGGCGGGCCCGGCGCGCTGCCCAAGGGCCTGGCCCAGTCGCCGCTCTGCCGCAGCCTCCAGGTGCTCAACCTCAGCGGGAACTGCTTCCAGGAGGTGCCCGCGTCGTTGCTGGAGCTCCGCGCGCTGCAGACCCTCAGCCTGGGTGGCAACCAGCTGCAGAGCATCCCGGCCGAGATCGAGAACTTGCAGAG tttagAGTGTTTATATCTCGGAGGAAACTTCATCAAAGAAATCCCACCAGAATTAGGAAATCTGCCTTCTCTAAGTTACTTGGTATTATGTGACAACAAAATCCAAAGTGTGCCTCCTCAGCTTTCACA GTTGCATTCACTTCGTTCCCTCAGTCTTCACAACAACTTGCTGACGTACCTGCCTCGAGAGATCCTCAACCTTATTCACTTGGAAGAATTGAGTTTGCGAGGAAATCCATTGGTTGTTCGTTTTGTTAGAGATTTAACCTATGACCCTCCAACTCTCCTGGAATTAGCTGCACGGACCATTAAAATTCGAAATATTTCGTACACTCCCTACGATCTTCCTGAGAATCTTCTTAGATACTTGAGTTTAGCCAGCAATTGCCCAAACCCAAAGTGTGGAG GAGTCTACTTTGACTGCTGTGTCAGACAAATTAAATTTGTGGACTTCTGTGGGAAGTACCGCCTCCCCCTGATGCACTACTTATGTTCCCCAGAATGTTCTTCCCCTTGCAGTTCCGCCTCTCATAGCTCCACATCGCAGAGCGAATCTGACTCGGAGGACGAAGCTAGTGTTGCTGCACACAGAATGCAGAAAGTTCTTCTCGGTTGA